A single Malaclemys terrapin pileata isolate rMalTer1 chromosome 3, rMalTer1.hap1, whole genome shotgun sequence DNA region contains:
- the FBXO28 gene encoding F-box only protein 28 encodes MAAVAEERLLSEGEGGAMGSARLSPPPAPQLQGGPAPLEQLPQSNTLVGLPIVAIESILGFLSYDETSQLRLVCKRMDLVCQRMLNQGFLKVERYHNLCQKQVKAQLPRRESERRNHSLARHADILAAVETRLSLLNMTFMKYVDSNLCCFIPGKVIDEIYRVLRYVNSTRAPQRAHEVLQELRDISSMAMEYFDEKIVPILKRKLPGSDVSGRLIGAAPVPGPSAALTTMQLFSKQNPSRQEVTKLQQQVKTNGAGVTVLRREISELRTKVQEQQKQLQDQDQKLLEQTQIIGEQNARLAELERKLREVMESAVGSSSGSGSNEESLRKRRKAVESIDSPRKSKRLRNRK; translated from the exons ATGGCGGCGGTGGCGGAGGAGCGGCTCCTGTcggagggggaaggaggcgccATGGGCTCGGcgcgcctctccccgcccccggccccccagctccaggggggCCCGGCGCCCTTGGAGCAGCTCCCTCAGAGCAACACGCTGGTGGGGCTGCCCATCGTGGCCATCGAGAGCATCCTCGGCTTCCTCTCCTACGACGAGACCAGCCAGCTCCGCCTG gtttgTAAGCGAATGGACTTGGTCTGCCAGCGAATGTTAAATCAGGGATTTCTGAAAGTGGAAAGATATCACAACTTGTGTCAGAAACAGGTTAAAGCACAACTTCCAAG GCGGGAGTCCGAAAGAAGAAACCATTCATTAGCTCGCCATGCAGACATTCTTGCTGCTGTAGAAACAAGGCTCTCTCTGTTAAATATGACTTTCATGAAATATGTGGATTCCAATCTCTGTTGCTTCATACCTGGaaag GTGATTGATGAAATTTATCGTGTGCTACGGTATGTAAACTCTACAAGAGCCCCTCAGAGAGCCCATGAAGTCCTTCAGGAATTAAGAGACATCTCATCCATGGCTATGGAATACTTTGATGAGAAGATTGTTCCAATTCTAAAAAGAAAGTTGCCTGGATCAGATGTATCAGGTCGTCTCataggagctgccccag TTCCAGGTCCTTCCGCAGCCCTAACAACAATGCAGCTATTCTCCAAGCAAAACCCTTCTAGGCAAGAAGTCACCAAACTCCAGCAGCAAGTCAAAACGAATGGTGCAGGTGTGACTGTTCTAAGGCGGGAAATTTCAGAGCTTCGCACCAAAGTGCAAGAACAACAGAAACAGCTCCAAGACCAAGACCAGAAACTGCTAGAGCAAACCCAAATCATAGGTGAACAGAATGCCCGATTGGCTGAGCTTGAACGCAAACTGAGAGAAGTAATGGAAAGTGCAGTAGGAAGTTCTTCAGGTTCTGGTTCAAATGAGGAGTCCCTTAGGAAACGGAGAAAGGCAGTTGAATCCATAGACTCTCCTAGGAAATCCAAACGCCTTCGAAACAGAAAATAA